The DNA region ACATGATGGGCGGCGGCAACTGGCTGGCCCAGGTCGGCCACGGCCGTCCGGAGCTGGCGCAGGCGAGCGCCGACCAGACCGGCACGCTGGAGTTCTTCTCCTGCTGGCGCGAGTACTCCAACGACCGTGCCGTCCATCTGGCCGCCCGGCTCGCGGAGCTGTCCCCGGGCGACCTCAACAAGGTGTTCTTCACCTCGGGCGGCTCCGAGGGCACCGACACCGCGGTGAAGATCGTCCGCCGCTACCACTTCGAGCAGGGCAACCCGGAACGCACCTGGATCATCGGCCGCTACGGCAGCTACCACGGCTCCACGCTGGGCAGCGGCAGCGTCACCGGCTTCGACGACATGCAGTACGCGGTCGGCCCGACCCTGCCGCACATCGCCAAGGTCGGTTCGCCGATGCCGTACCACGCCGAGCTGTACGGCGGGCAGGACCCCAGCGACTTCCTGCTGCGCGAGCTGGAGGAGACGATCGCGCGGATCGGCGCCGACCGGATCGCCGCGATGATCGGCGAGCCGGTGCTCGGCGGCGCGGGCGCCATCGCCCCGCCGGCCGACTACTGGCCGCGGGTCCGCGAGCTCCTCAGCGCCCACGGCATCCTGCTCGTCGCCGACGAGGTGATCACCGGCTTCGGCCGCTCCGGCGAGTGGTTCCAGTCCGCGCACAACGGCATGGACCCCGACGTGGTGATCACCGCCAAGGGCATCACCAGCGGCTACGCCCCGCTGGGCGCGGTCCTGATGCGCGACGACATCGGCTCCGCGATCAGCGGCGGCGACACCCACTTCTTCCACGGCCACACCTACTACGGCCATCCGGTCGCCGCGGCGGTGGCGCTCGCCAATCTCGACCTGCTGGCCGGCGAGAAGCTGGTCGAGCGGGCCTCCGCGGTGGGCGAGCGGCTGGCCCGCGGGCTGGCCCCGGCCGCCGATCTGCCGGTCGTCGGCGACATCCGACAGGTCGGCGCGATGATCGGTGTCGAACTGGTCACCGACCGCGCCACTCGGGAGAACCTGCCCAACCCGGCGGTGATCGCGGCCATCGACGAACTCCAGGACGTGCACGGCGTGCTGGTCCGCGACTACGGCTCGACGGTCGTCATGGGCCCCCCGCTGGTGCTGACCGACGAGGAGGCCGACCGGGCGACCTCCGCCCTGGTCGAGGTGCTGAGCAGGCTCGGCACCG from Actinacidiphila sp. DG2A-62 includes:
- a CDS encoding aminotransferase family protein, producing the protein MMSTTSTAPLTAADAAALEDLDRRHLIHPHQTVLRPGRHVFSRGSGSTVWDTTGRDYLDMMGGGNWLAQVGHGRPELAQASADQTGTLEFFSCWREYSNDRAVHLAARLAELSPGDLNKVFFTSGGSEGTDTAVKIVRRYHFEQGNPERTWIIGRYGSYHGSTLGSGSVTGFDDMQYAVGPTLPHIAKVGSPMPYHAELYGGQDPSDFLLRELEETIARIGADRIAAMIGEPVLGGAGAIAPPADYWPRVRELLSAHGILLVADEVITGFGRSGEWFQSAHNGMDPDVVITAKGITSGYAPLGAVLMRDDIGSAISGGDTHFFHGHTYYGHPVAAAVALANLDLLAGEKLVERASAVGERLARGLAPAADLPVVGDIRQVGAMIGVELVTDRATRENLPNPAVIAAIDELQDVHGVLVRDYGSTVVMGPPLVLTDEEADRATSALVEVLSRLGTDGTLRSR